DNA from Demetria terragena DSM 11295:
TGTCGGTGAGTTGTCTCTGCAGTTCCTCGAGCGAGCCACTGGTCGTGAGGCCAAGCGCGATCGACCCTCCAAGTTCACGCCCGGGCATGGCCATGGAGTCGTCGCCATGGTGGAGGCCAAGGACGCCGGCGCCAGCCGAGTACGGGACGTACCACTCGTTGGGCTCGCCGTCCGGGCGCAGGCCGAGTGCTGCGGCGAATGCGACATACGGGCCTTGCGGGTCGGTGAAGCGGCACAGCGATACCTGGATCCGGTGATCTGGCGTGCCCGGCTGGGTGCTGGAGCCGTATCCATCGCCTGGACCGTTGAACAACAGCCGGTCGCCCAGGGGGTCGACGACTTCGACCACGCGCCCGTAGGTCTCGTCCACGATGGTCGGTTGGAAACCTGCGGCGCCGAGCGCACGGTGCAGGTCGTCCGGGTCAGAAGTCAGGCCGGTGAGTTGCGTGCACCCCACGGGGGCGCCTAGGTCGCTCGTGGCCGCGCTGTGGAGCCAGACTTCGCCAGCGCCTGCGCGGAGTACGTCCATGCCGTCGCCCCAGGACGTGGTGGCGGTGAGGCCTACGGTTTCCAAGAACCGACGCATCGCGGGGATGTCGTCGGTGAACCTGATGGCGGCGAGGGTGAGTGTTGAGGTCATCGGGCAGCCTCCTGGCGATCGGCGTATTCGGTGAGCGCCCGCTCTACCAAGGCTGAGAGGCTTTGACCTTCATCGACCGCGAGGTGCTTGATGCGGGTGATGAGGGGGCGGGGGAGATAGACGTTGAACTGGACTTTGGGACTGGTTGGCGGCTCAGGCATGACAGGATGCTAGCAATCTAGTACCGGTTAGGCTAGGGCTGTGAATGAAGTCATCCGCAGCGAGTACGACGGCCATGGGTTGGACGAGGGTGCGATGCCGAGCGCCCCATGGCCGGCCATCCAGGACTGGGTCAACCACGCCAGAGCGGCCCATGATGAGCGGCCGGACGTGCCAGAACCTGATGCCTTGTCGGTGGCGACGGCTGATGCGAGCGGCAGGCCACACGTACGCACCGTCCTGTTGCGCTATCTCGCTGCCGACGGCGTCGGGTTCTATACCAACCTCGAGTCTCGCAAGGGCCGGGATCTCGCCGAGAACGCTGCGGTGGCAGCGTCGCTCACGTGGCCGACGCTCTACCGCGCGATCAGATTCGCTGGGCGCATTGAGCGACTCCCGCACGAGACGACGATGGCGTACTTCCAGAGCCGTCCATGGGGCTCGCGCATCGGGGCGTGGGCCTCGCGTCAGTCGCAACCGGTCGCGTCACGGGCCGAGCTTGAGGCGGCCTACGCGACGGTCGCCGAGCGCTGGCCAGACTGTGGCCACGCCGACGATGTTCCGCTGCCCGACTTCTGGGGTGGCTACCGCATCGTCTGCGACGAAGTGGAGTTCTGGGGTGGGCGGCGGAGTCGGCTGCATGACCGTTTGCTCTACGAGCGAGTAGGCGAGGGCGACCTGGACCGTGCTGGTGCCTGGACCTGTCAGCGGCTCCAACCCTGAGTTTAATTTTCTAGGACTTCTGCGACGACTGGCGTGCGGAACTCGGCGAGCGGGTCTACCGTTAGTCGTATCACCGGATCCTCCCTGACCCGGCGTGGGTTCCGAACAGGAATCCTGGACGTCGTTGAGACGTCGACCGGTTGGCGCGATTCCCCCCTGTCCGCGCCAACCGGTCTTTCCATGCCTACGCCCGAAATTCTCTTGATCTGAACTGGCCTTAAGACCTACCGTTCAAGGACACGAGAGAGGAGGTGGTCCAGGAGTGAATTCTTCAAGGACGCGTGAGGTGGTCGCGCGCTAGCGCGGCTCAAGTCGTCGACCGCCTCCGGGTGATCGACTGGGCGGAAGCGCTGGCAATTTCGGCCGGCCACCGCAGCCCGTGGGAGCACGAATCGTCCATCGTGCGTCCGCCTGACTAGGCGGAGCCCACGGGCTGTTTCATGCGCTAAGGCGCGGGTGGGACGGCGTCCCGCTTGCGCAGCATCGAGATCATCAGGTTGATCTCGGATTTCTGTCCGGCAACCATCTTCTTCGCCAAGTCCACGACATTGGGCTCAGTGCAGGAGCTCACGCAGGCGCTGGCCATATCGACGCCAGCGCGGTGGTGGGGAATCATCAGTTGCAGATAGATGACTTCCGCGTCCTTGCCCCGCGCAGACCGCAGTTGGTCCAGTTGACCGGCCGATGCCATCCCTTGCATCCGGCCGTCAGGTTGAAGCATCGGTTTGCCGCCCGAGTGCTGGTGACCCGACCGCTTCATCCACTCCATGGGGTCTTCGGCCCGAGCCTGGGACAATCCCCAGGTCTCTAACCAGCCGCGCATCTCGCCCCGCTGGTTTTCCTGGGTGGTAGCGATGTCGTACGCCAACGTCTGAACGTCATTCGCCGTCCCAGCGCTGCGCACGATGAGCGACATGTCCACGGCCTGGCCGTGGTGCAACTGCATGTCGCGAGCAAAACCTGCGTCAGTACTGAGATCGCCTGGCCACGTCGGGCGACCGATGAACCACCCGGCGAAGAAGACCGCGACCGCGGCGAGTAGCGCGCCGACCCACATCAGGACCTTGCGAGTGGCAAGCGGCGACGCGGTCTCCCGGAGGTACTCGTCGCTCACGCCCGCCGACTGGCCGGAGCCCTCGGGCGCCTCTTGCTGGCTCACATGCCTCCGGCGACCTGGTCAGTGTTGGGGTCGTACGCTCCGCTGCACGCGGCGCCCGGCTCTGGCGTTTGCGGGCCCTTCCAGTACTTCTTGATGAACGCATCGATGGTGGGATCGCTCGCCGAATCGACCATGAGCTGCTTGCCCCAGGCCGTCAGCGCAATCGGCGACTTCTGCTTGTCGTCGACCGACACGAGCATGTAGTCGCCCTGCTTGCGCGCAGTGGCCTCGAGGGACTGAATTTGCTTCTTGGGCAACGAGGAGTTGTAGGTGATCCAGACCGCCCCATGTTCGAGGGAGTGCACCGCGTGCTGGGGTTTGACTGCCTTGGTGTAGATCCCGCAGTTGGCCCAGGCGGGGTGATGCTTGCCACCGACCGGCGGCTCCTGCTTATAGGTAAAGCCCGAGGTGATGTGGTCCCGGTCCAAGTCCTCATAGGACTTCACCGCTCCGAGGTCGGGCTTCTCCTGGCCGCGCACGTACGCAACGAGGCCACCGCCGATCCCGAGCAGCAATGCGACGGCGACCACCGAGGCAATGACTGCACCCCTGCGGCCATCTCGGCGCTGTTTGCGCTGGACAGGCGCGAGCTTGTCGCGCGCGCTGGCGCGGGCAGATACGCCGTCCTCTGGTGCCGTGTCGTCGTGGTCGCTCATGGACTTCCTTGCCTTGGGTATGGACGTCAGATCGCATTATGGCTGGCCAATCTGTGTCCTCGTGTCTCGGTTGTCAGGTGGAGGTGGCAGGCTGTGCACTGTGAGCGACCTGATCGACACCACTGAGATGTACCTCCGCACCATCTATGACCTTGAGGAGGAGGGCATCGTTCCCCTGCGTGCGCGCATTGCCGAACGCCTCGGGCACTCGGGGCCGACCGTGAGCCAGACTGTTGCGCGCATGGAACGCGATGGGTTGCTCACCCTTGCGGGTGACCGGCACATCGAGCTCAGCGACGAAGGCCGCGTCAAAGCGACTCGGGTCATGCGCAAGCACCGGTTGGCTGAACGCCTGCTGGTTGACGTAATTGGTCTGGAGATCGAATACGTACACGACGAGGCGTGCCGGTGGGAGCACGTCATGAGTGAGCGCGTTGAGCGCAAGATTCTGGCGATGCTCAAGGAACACGGCCTTTCGCCGTACGGCAACCCCATTCCCGGCCTGGACGAACTGGGCGACGACCTTGAGGTCGAGGACTTCCGGGAGGGCGTCGTTCCGCTGACCGATGTCGCTGGGCCCGAGTCGACTCGCGCAGTGGTGCGCCGGATCGGGGAGCCCGCACAGGCAGACACCGACACCTTGGCAGTGTTGACGGGCGCTGGAGTCCGACCGGGTGCGGCTGTCAACGTACGCACCGACGCGGGCCGGGTCATTGTGGTCGCTGAAGGGCGCCCCGATGCCGACGGGGCCTCGCTGCCACCGGACGCCGCGGTCCACGTCTTCGTCACTGCGCCGGAGTAGATCTAGCGCCCTGACGGGCGAAGGCGGCGTGACCTGATCGTGACATTCGCCGAAGGTCTGTGTACGGTATCGATCTAGCTCTGTACGTCGGGGAATGTTCATCATCGAAAGGGTTTGCCACGTGTCCCAGCGCACCCGCGGGCGCCATCGCGCACCGAGTCGGCTGTCGACATCAGTCACCACCACGGCTCGTGTTTCAGCGGCGATGGCGGTGTCGGGCAGCCTGATTGCTGCCGTGAGCGTGCCCGCCAACGCTGGCCCCACCAAGGCCGTCGCCACCGTGGTTGTTCCCGACGAACTCAAATACCCCATGGGCGTCGAGCCCTCGGCCGCGCTGGCCGCCGCTCCCGCTGACATGCAGGCGGGCGTGCCGCCCATGCCAAAGGCTGAAGTCGCCCGCGGCTTCAAGCGCCCGGCGCCTGAGCCCGCACCGCCGGAGGCAGCGGAGGGCTCAAGCAGCACTCCCGCACCGGCCTCCGCGTCGTCCACTGACTCCGCCCCCGCGGATCAGCCGTCGGGGAATACTGCGAGCGCGATCGACGTCGCGAAGAAGTACATCGGAACTCCCTATGTCTTCGGTGGCACGACCTCTGCGGGCTTCGACTGCTCGGGCTTCACCAGCCAAGTGTTCCGGGAGCTCGGCGTCACGCTGCCGCGTACCGCCCGCGCGCAGCAGGCGATGGCAACCCGCGTCAGCGACCCCAAGCCGGGCGACCTGGTGTTTCGCAACTTCCCCGCGACCCACGTCGGTATTTACGTCGGCCCGGGCATGATGATCGATTCGAACCGTCCCGGCACCACCGTGAGCATCCACAAGATGTGGGGCGGCAACTTCAGCTACGGCCGGGTCGGCTGACCCGCACCTTCTAGCGACGGCGCGAGAGTCGCTCTGCGACGGCCGGCCACACTGCCCTCGGCGCTAGCCGTACGAGCCGCATTGGCCGAGCCAGCCGCCCTGGGAAGGCGATGTGGTGGCGCTCGCGCTCGAGTCCATCGCAGACTGCTCGAGCCGCGGTGTCGGGGTCGATCGCCGCCGGCAGACCCGGAAGTGACTGGCCTGCCGACGAGCGAACCCCGGCCGGTGTCGCAGTGGCCACTTTGATGTTGTAGCGGCGAGCGTCAATAGCGAGTGACTCCAACAAGTTTCGCAGTCCCGCCTTGGCCGCGCCAAATGCTTCTTCTGATGGATACCCGCGGAAGGCAGCAGGCGCGATGAACCCGACGATGGTGCCTGATCGGCGTTCGATCATGGACGGAAGGACGGCGCCGATCGCGTTGCTCGCGCCCACCAGGGAAACGTTGACAACATCGGCGAATGCCTGCCGATCCCAGTCAGCGATATCGATCTGTCGAGTCTCCGCCGCGGTGAAAACCAAGATATCCACGGGGCCAAGTTCGTGATGAACGGTCCGCGCGGCCGCGTCAAGCGACTCCGGGTCCGTGACGTCAGCAGGAGCGGCGAGCATCGCCCCGCCAGAGACCTCGTCGAGGGTTTCTCGGCGTCGGGCGGTGATCGCGACCCGTGCGCCACGCGCTTGCATCTCGCGCGCGATGGCGGCGCCGATGCCGGTGGAGGCACCGACGACCCACACCACCTGGTGCTGCAGATCCATGGCTGCTCCTCACGATCCCGGGGCTCTCACGCTATCGGGCAAGTCCCGCTCGGGTTGCACCGGGCGATGAGGTAGGCGCACCAGGCGCTCTTGTCCCAGCCCGTCATCGAGGCCGTTCGTTAGGCCGTGCTGTGCGCTCCCGTCATCAGGCCGGCGAGGTCCTCGGGATGCAGGAACGACGGTGGTGGAGGTGGTCCCCAGTTGAACAGCCCGGCCGCTCCTTCGAGCACCTCCGGTTCCCAGATCTCATCTTCGGGGATGACGTCCATGTCGGAGAAGTACTCCGAGAAGTTGCCGGCTGGATCCTTCAGGTACCAAAAGAAGTTCGAGCCTGCGTGGTGGCGGCCGAGGCCCCAGACGTGGCGCTCGGGACTGCCCTCGAGCATCGCGAACGCGCCGCGACCCACGTCGTCGATGTCGTCGACCTGCCAACTGGTGTGGTGCAGGTAGTTCACCGGCGACTGCAACGCGAGAAAGTTGTGGTGGTCGGTAGAGCAGCGCATGAACGCGCCCTTGTCGCCGATGTAGTCCGAGACCTTGAAGCCGAGGCCTTCGGTGAAGAAGTGCATCGTGCGCTTAAGGTCAGTTGTCCCGGCGACCGCGTGGCCGAGTCGGCGCGGTCTGACCCGGTCAGTACGGACCACTCCAGGCGCACGCCCGCTGCGGTCGATCCGACCGGGGCCGTTGTACGGCGTCGCGACCGATGCGTCTTGAACGAGCCTGGGCAGGACCCGAATTCGCACGGTGAATCCCGAAACCGGCTCCTGTGCGAGGAGTGCCTCGCCATCGAGCTCCGCCCGCAGACCAAGGCGCTGCACGTTCGCGGCGATTCGGGCCAGGTCATCGGTGTCGTCGGCCGCGACACCGAGCTCGATGAGTTGGCGGCGGGGTGCCGAAACGATCTTGAGCTGCTCGCCACCGTCGCGAGTGCTGAGCTTGCCGTCCACTCCGGGCGCTAGGCCGAAGTCGGTGTAGTAGGCGTGCGTGGCCTCGACGTCGGGGACACCCATCGTGACGTGACTGAGTCGGTGCAGGCTCATGGCATTCTCACTTCCCGTCGGCTGCTACGAAATGTTGTCGCAGCTCGCCGACTCCTTCGACCGTACTGACCAGGGTTTGCCCGGCAGCGATGTATTTTTGTGGGTCGCGTCCAAGGCCGACCCCCGCCGGGGTGCCGGTGAAAAGCAGGTCACCGGGGTAGAGCGTGATGATCTTGGAGAGCTCGGCGATGAGGCGCGGTACCGACACAATGAGATTGCTCGTCCGCCCGTCTTGCAGCGTTTCGCCGTCGAGTTCGCAGTGCAGGGCGAGGTCGTCCGGATCCGGCACCTCGTCGGTTGTCACGAGGAATGGACCGGTGGGGCTGAAGCCGGAAAAGGACTTCCCGAGCCCGAATTGCGGTGCGGGCCCAGCAAGTTGCGTGACCCGTTCGGAGAGGTCCTGACCGGCGGTGATCCCAGCGACATGCTCCCAGGCATCGGCCTCGTCGATGTTGTATGTCGTGCTTCCGATCACGGCCACGAGTTCGACCTCCCAGTCGGTATTGCCACCTTCGGGCAGCACTACTTTGGTAACCGGTCCGCTCAGGCTGCTGAGAAACTTCGGGAACACCGGCGGCAATCCCTTCGGGGCCTCGAACCCTGACTCCATGGCATGTTCGGTGTAGTTGAGTCCGATGCCGAGGATCTGGCGCGGGTCCGGCGATGGAGGTCCCAAGGCCGCGGGGTCGTATGCCGCGGCTTCGGTGAGCGGCGCCGCCTGCGCCCAGTCGCGGAAGGCACCCCACTCGGAGAAGAGAGGCGCCGGTTCGGGTCCAAAACGCCCGTCACTGGCCTGGTGCACATCGACCGCGAGGTCGTCTGGTGTGATCAGGACGGCGCGGCCGTCGAGGTTTGCGAGCTTCATCGAGTCTCCAGGTGGGTGAGGTTGGTCAGTCAGTGCGGGCGAGTACGCGGCGAAGCGCGAGCTCTAGATCGCCCGAGGGATCGTTAGTCAGGTGATGGGCGCGCCATGCCACGTGGTGGTCGGGACGTACGAGCAGTGCCCCGGAGTCGCCTATCTCGCGCAGCGCAGCCCATCGGCCGAGCACATCGGCGTGGTCTCCGCCGGCGCCGATCACGTGGCTTGTGACAGGGATGCCGAGGGCCGCAGCCGCCTTCTGTGCGGCATCAGCCCAGGGTTCTCCACCAATCCCGGTCAGCACGGTGAACTCCCCGCGGCCGCCCAGGTCGAGCGTGGATGTCGCGACGCGTTCGTGCTCCACCCAGGCATGCGGAAGGCGGGCACCCGGATGGGTGGTGGGGTGGTCGTACAGCTCCGGATCGCGGGTCGGCTTTGGCCAGGGCGAGCCGTCGTCGATGACGGCCGATGACTCATAGCGTTGGCCGAGTTCGACTCCGAGCGCATTGAATTGGTAGTTCTGCAGGGCAACCGCTTCGGCGAGCTCGCGTCGTCGTCGCTCACCCACGGGGCCAGGGGCGCGTAATCCGTCAAGCGCGGACTGGCCTTCCTCGGCGGTCTGGCCGGGCTCGAAACCGAGCGCCTTGGAGATCGGCCGCATGTCACCGACGCTCTGCATGGCTCGGTCGACGACGCCGCGGCCGACTGGCTGTCGCTCGTCGGTGTAGGTCGCCAGGAGTTCCTCACCTGCCTTGCCCTGGAGCACGAGAGCAAGCTTCCAGGCCAGGTTGAAGGAGTCCTGGATCGAGGTGTTGGTGCCCAGCCCGTTGGCCGGTGGGTGCCGATGGGCCGCGTCGCCTGCCAGGAATACGCGCCCGATCTGGTACTTCTGGGCGATCAGGTGGTTGATCTGCCACAGGCTCGTCGCCTTGATCTTGAGGTCGATGTCGGGGTCGCCGATGGTGGCGCGGGCACGGGCGATGACGGCCTCCTCTGAGAGGTCGGGCTCGCCCTCGGCCGGGTCGTACATGAACAGCAGCACCCATTCGGTCCACGGTTTGACGCAGATCCATGTGCCCGAACCGACCCAATAGTCGTTGCCCGGCTGGCACATCCAGTACAGAGTGCCGGGGCGATAGGCGGCGTACTTCGTGAGGTCGGCCTCTAACCACACGTTGGCCGCGGCGCCGAGGCCCGATTCTCCGTCGAAGGCGAAGTCCAACTGCTCCGCAACCGTGGAGCGGCCACCGTCCGCGCCGACGACGTACCGGGCCCGAATGGTCTGCTTGGTCTGCTCGGTGCCTGAATCGCGCTGTCGCACGACTGCTGTGACCCCGTCGGTGTCCTGAGACACGGAGATGAGTTCGGTTGAGAAACGCAGGTCGGCACCGCGGGCCTCGGCGCCCTCGCGCAGCACCGGTTCGAGGATGTGCTGGGGGATATTGCACATGCTGGTTGGGCTGGCTAGTTCGTAGTCCATCCGTCGCTCCGGGCCGCTGCCCCACGTGAGCAGCCGGGCGATCTCTTCGTCGGCAAAACTGGTCGCCCAGACGTTATTGCCCATCAGTTCGTTGGGGGTGGCCGCGGCCCGTACGTCGTCCTCGAGGTCGAGGTCGCGGAACACCTCCATCGTGCGCTGGTTGGTGATGTGCGCGCGGGGTGAATGGGCCGTGCTGGCGTACTTAGTGACAGTGACGGCATCGACGCCGTACGTCGCCAGCAGCGCCGCCATCGTGAGGCCCGCGGGGCCAGCGCCCACGATCAGGACATCGGTGTGAACCGCGGACGTCATGGTCATCTTGGCCTCCTGAGGTGCCAGGTCAGCGGTCGTGCAGGTGACCGCCCTCACAGTGTGCGACGAAGAGTTTCGAAAAACAAGATATATTCGAATATTTAGTTGATCTTCGTAAACCTGGTATGGTTGTTTCGTGGCCGCCAGACGCACACGAGCGAACATCGAGACCGTGCACGCGGCGCTGCGCGCGGACCTCCTGGGCGGTGTGCACGCGCCCGAGTCCAAGCTGAAGTTTGCGGCGCTATGTGAGAAATACGGCGCCAGCGTGAGTGTGATCCGGGAGGCGCTATCCCGGCTGGCTGAGCAAGGCCTCGTCGAAGCAGAGCCTCGGGTGGGGTTCCGAGTCCGCGCAGTCAGCGTTGAGGATCTGCGCGAACTCACCGCCGCCCGCATCGAGATCGAAACGCTGGCGTTGCGACGCGCTATCGAAGGCGGCGGAGTGGACTGGGAGTCCGAATTGATCGCCGCTCATCACCGGTTGGAACGCGCGCCGCTGCTCACCCAGGACGAACCGCCTCGAGTGTCCGACGACTGGGAAGCGGCCCATGGCCGCTTCCACGCCGCGCTGCTCGACGGCTGCAACAACTCATGGCTGCTTGGGATCACCTGCATGCTGCGCGACGCGTCGGAGTTCTATCGCAGGTGGTCTCAACTGCATGAGCCGGACCGCGACGTAACCGCTGAACACCGCGCGATCCTGGAAGCAGTTCTTGACCGTGATGCCGACACCGCAGCGGAACGACTCAGCTCCCACTACCGCCACACGTCGGACATCGTGGAGCGAGCGCTTCGCCCGCCCCAGGTAGCCGAACCGAACTGACCGTAGAAGCGATCGAAGGAGACGCCTCCATGACCAAAACCGCAGCAGAGCCAATCCGTGATCCGAAAGCCGACCACCTGCTCACGCCAGAGAATTGCGTGGTCGTCCTGATCGACTATCAGCCCGAGCAATACTCAACGATCACCTCCAGCACGGTCGAGGAGATTGACCTGAACGTGCTGGCGCTCGCCAAGTTTGCCCGCATGTATGGCGTGCCGACGATCATCTCGACCGTCGGTGTTGACCTGGGCGTCAACGAAGGAACGAAACAATCAATCCTCGATGAGTTGCCCGGGATTCCGGAGATCGATCGGACTGGGGTCAATGCCTGGGAGGATGACGAGTTCCGCGCAGCCGTCGAGGCGAGTGGGCGGAAGAAGGTCGTGATCGCAGGTCTGTGGACCGAGGTGTGCATGACCTTCCCGACTCTGGACATGCTGGCCGAGGGGTACGAGGTCTACCCGGTCGCCGATGCTGTCGGCGGGATCAGCCCGGCCTCGCATGAGCGCGCGTTCGAGCGGGTCATTGCCGCGGGAGCTCGTCCCATTACCGCAATCTCTTTCGGCAGCGAGTTGATGCGCAACTGGGCTCGCGAGGACTCAGACAATTTGCGCACCGTGATGGGTTGGTACTTTCCCGAGCGCGAGCGCCTCGGGTTCGGACACCGCGCGAAGGAGGGGAACGCATGACCGAAATTCAGGACATTTACTTCGCCCACGCCCCGGATCGCCGCCGTTACGAGATCCGCGACGGCGAGACGGTTGCTGGGTTCACGCAGTACCGCCTGCCCGACGACCAGCACGTCGACTTCGTGCATACCGAGGTCGACGAGGCGTACAACGGACGCGGCCTGGCTTCTGGCCTGGTGAGTTTTGCGCTCGCGGATGTGCGCAAGTCGGGCAAGCGGATCATCCCGCACTGCCCTTACGTCGCGAGCTGGATCACGCGCCACCCCGAGTACAACGACATCACCGACGTGCCAGCGTAGGATCGCGAACTCGCGCGAGCCGTCCGG
Protein-coding regions in this window:
- a CDS encoding ribbon-helix-helix domain-containing protein, with the protein product MPEPPTSPKVQFNVYLPRPLITRIKHLAVDEGQSLSALVERALTEYADRQEAAR
- the pdxH gene encoding pyridoxamine 5'-phosphate oxidase, with the translated sequence MNEVIRSEYDGHGLDEGAMPSAPWPAIQDWVNHARAAHDERPDVPEPDALSVATADASGRPHVRTVLLRYLAADGVGFYTNLESRKGRDLAENAAVAASLTWPTLYRAIRFAGRIERLPHETTMAYFQSRPWGSRIGAWASRQSQPVASRAELEAAYATVAERWPDCGHADDVPLPDFWGGYRIVCDEVEFWGGRRSRLHDRLLYERVGEGDLDRAGAWTCQRLQP
- a CDS encoding DUF305 domain-containing protein, producing the protein MSQQEAPEGSGQSAGVSDEYLRETASPLATRKVLMWVGALLAAVAVFFAGWFIGRPTWPGDLSTDAGFARDMQLHHGQAVDMSLIVRSAGTANDVQTLAYDIATTQENQRGEMRGWLETWGLSQARAEDPMEWMKRSGHQHSGGKPMLQPDGRMQGMASAGQLDQLRSARGKDAEVIYLQLMIPHHRAGVDMASACVSSCTEPNVVDLAKKMVAGQKSEINLMISMLRKRDAVPPAP
- a CDS encoding DUF3105 domain-containing protein, whose amino-acid sequence is MSDHDDTAPEDGVSARASARDKLAPVQRKQRRDGRRGAVIASVVAVALLLGIGGGLVAYVRGQEKPDLGAVKSYEDLDRDHITSGFTYKQEPPVGGKHHPAWANCGIYTKAVKPQHAVHSLEHGAVWITYNSSLPKKQIQSLEATARKQGDYMLVSVDDKQKSPIALTAWGKQLMVDSASDPTIDAFIKKYWKGPQTPEPGAACSGAYDPNTDQVAGGM
- a CDS encoding metal-dependent transcriptional regulator — protein: MSDLIDTTEMYLRTIYDLEEEGIVPLRARIAERLGHSGPTVSQTVARMERDGLLTLAGDRHIELSDEGRVKATRVMRKHRLAERLLVDVIGLEIEYVHDEACRWEHVMSERVERKILAMLKEHGLSPYGNPIPGLDELGDDLEVEDFREGVVPLTDVAGPESTRAVVRRIGEPAQADTDTLAVLTGAGVRPGAAVNVRTDAGRVIVVAEGRPDADGASLPPDAAVHVFVTAPE
- a CDS encoding C40 family peptidase, coding for MSQRTRGRHRAPSRLSTSVTTTARVSAAMAVSGSLIAAVSVPANAGPTKAVATVVVPDELKYPMGVEPSAALAAAPADMQAGVPPMPKAEVARGFKRPAPEPAPPEAAEGSSSTPAPASASSTDSAPADQPSGNTASAIDVAKKYIGTPYVFGGTTSAGFDCSGFTSQVFRELGVTLPRTARAQQAMATRVSDPKPGDLVFRNFPATHVGIYVGPGMMIDSNRPGTTVSIHKMWGGNFSYGRVG
- a CDS encoding SDR family NAD(P)-dependent oxidoreductase codes for the protein MDLQHQVVWVVGASTGIGAAIAREMQARGARVAITARRRETLDEVSGGAMLAAPADVTDPESLDAAARTVHHELGPVDILVFTAAETRQIDIADWDRQAFADVVNVSLVGASNAIGAVLPSMIERRSGTIVGFIAPAAFRGYPSEEAFGAAKAGLRNLLESLAIDARRYNIKVATATPAGVRSSAGQSLPGLPAAIDPDTAARAVCDGLERERHHIAFPGRLARPMRLVRLAPRAVWPAVAERLSRRR
- a CDS encoding VOC family protein, which translates into the protein MSLHRLSHVTMGVPDVEATHAYYTDFGLAPGVDGKLSTRDGGEQLKIVSAPRRQLIELGVAADDTDDLARIAANVQRLGLRAELDGEALLAQEPVSGFTVRIRVLPRLVQDASVATPYNGPGRIDRSGRAPGVVRTDRVRPRRLGHAVAGTTDLKRTMHFFTEGLGFKVSDYIGDKGAFMRCSTDHHNFLALQSPVNYLHHTSWQVDDIDDVGRGAFAMLEGSPERHVWGLGRHHAGSNFFWYLKDPAGNFSEYFSDMDVIPEDEIWEPEVLEGAAGLFNWGPPPPPSFLHPEDLAGLMTGAHSTA
- a CDS encoding fumarylacetoacetate hydrolase family protein, coding for MKLANLDGRAVLITPDDLAVDVHQASDGRFGPEPAPLFSEWGAFRDWAQAAPLTEAAAYDPAALGPPSPDPRQILGIGLNYTEHAMESGFEAPKGLPPVFPKFLSSLSGPVTKVVLPEGGNTDWEVELVAVIGSTTYNIDEADAWEHVAGITAGQDLSERVTQLAGPAPQFGLGKSFSGFSPTGPFLVTTDEVPDPDDLALHCELDGETLQDGRTSNLIVSVPRLIAELSKIITLYPGDLLFTGTPAGVGLGRDPQKYIAAGQTLVSTVEGVGELRQHFVAADGK
- a CDS encoding FAD-dependent oxidoreductase, translating into MTMTSAVHTDVLIVGAGPAGLTMAALLATYGVDAVTVTKYASTAHSPRAHITNQRTMEVFRDLDLEDDVRAAATPNELMGNNVWATSFADEEIARLLTWGSGPERRMDYELASPTSMCNIPQHILEPVLREGAEARGADLRFSTELISVSQDTDGVTAVVRQRDSGTEQTKQTIRARYVVGADGGRSTVAEQLDFAFDGESGLGAAANVWLEADLTKYAAYRPGTLYWMCQPGNDYWVGSGTWICVKPWTEWVLLFMYDPAEGEPDLSEEAVIARARATIGDPDIDLKIKATSLWQINHLIAQKYQIGRVFLAGDAAHRHPPANGLGTNTSIQDSFNLAWKLALVLQGKAGEELLATYTDERQPVGRGVVDRAMQSVGDMRPISKALGFEPGQTAEEGQSALDGLRAPGPVGERRRRELAEAVALQNYQFNALGVELGQRYESSAVIDDGSPWPKPTRDPELYDHPTTHPGARLPHAWVEHERVATSTLDLGGRGEFTVLTGIGGEPWADAAQKAAAALGIPVTSHVIGAGGDHADVLGRWAALREIGDSGALLVRPDHHVAWRAHHLTNDPSGDLELALRRVLARTD
- a CDS encoding GntR family transcriptional regulator, which gives rise to MAARRTRANIETVHAALRADLLGGVHAPESKLKFAALCEKYGASVSVIREALSRLAEQGLVEAEPRVGFRVRAVSVEDLRELTAARIEIETLALRRAIEGGGVDWESELIAAHHRLERAPLLTQDEPPRVSDDWEAAHGRFHAALLDGCNNSWLLGITCMLRDASEFYRRWSQLHEPDRDVTAEHRAILEAVLDRDADTAAERLSSHYRHTSDIVERALRPPQVAEPN
- a CDS encoding isochorismatase family protein — protein: MTKTAAEPIRDPKADHLLTPENCVVVLIDYQPEQYSTITSSTVEEIDLNVLALAKFARMYGVPTIISTVGVDLGVNEGTKQSILDELPGIPEIDRTGVNAWEDDEFRAAVEASGRKKVVIAGLWTEVCMTFPTLDMLAEGYEVYPVADAVGGISPASHERAFERVIAAGARPITAISFGSELMRNWAREDSDNLRTVMGWYFPERERLGFGHRAKEGNA
- a CDS encoding GNAT family N-acetyltransferase → MTEIQDIYFAHAPDRRRYEIRDGETVAGFTQYRLPDDQHVDFVHTEVDEAYNGRGLASGLVSFALADVRKSGKRIIPHCPYVASWITRHPEYNDITDVPA